The nucleotide sequence TTGTGAATCAACCAGTTGTTTATGCCCCCGGTTCCGCCATTCTTTTTGCCCTGTTGCTTCTCCTTCCTGTTGTCAGGAGATCAAGACGTTTAGGAATTTTCAAACGGAGCACCTGTTATGCATCCTTCAGTTCAACGATTGAATATCGGTATTCTAACGGTTTCTGCCTTAGGGATTGCCCTTAGCCTGGCTCAACCTTTACCTGCCAGAGCAGCCACCATCACGCTAGATGATGGCGCAACCTGTGAAGGAAGCTTCAGCGGACGGAACGGAAACGGTATTTGTGTGTTTTCATCCGTCAGCCCTGGAAATCCCTATAACTACTATCGGGGGCAGGTTCGCAACGGGTTACCCAATGGCTCCGGCATATTCGTTTACCAGAATAACGATCGCTATGAAGGGCCTGTTCGTAATGGGTTACCGAATGGTCGGGGAATGTATTTGTTTGCCAATGGCGATCGCTACGAGGGTGGCTTCGTGAATGGTAAGTTTAGCGGTCAGGGCACCCTTACCTATCAGGATGGCGGGCGCTATGTGGGCACCTTTCGCAACGGTGAGTTCTCCGGTCGGGGGAATCTGTCGATGCCCAATGGCATGAGCTACTCCGGTCCCATTCGTGAGGGGCAACCCCATGGCAAGGGCACAATGCGGTTTGGGGGCAGCACCTATTCTGGAGATTTTTACCTGGGTCAGGTGAATGGACAGGGCACTCTGGTCAATGCTGAAGGAATTCGCTGCCAGGGCGTTTTCTTTAACAGTCTGCTGAGTGGTAAAGGAACCTGCACCTACCCACCCGGCAATCCTTTCAGAAGTTATACCGGAGAGTTGCGTGGTGGGCAGCCCCATGGCAAAGGCGTGATGGTTTATTCTAATGGGAAGCGCTTTTCAGGCGAGTTTCGCGGTGGGCAGCCTGTGAATCCCCAGTAAAAAATTCGACTCAACCCTCCGTTCCAGGCTTCTAGCCTGAGTATCTGATTAACGTGTGCTCATACTCTTGTTACCAGGCTCCAGCCTGGTAACAGCATTTTGTAATTTGTCCTGCTCTGGATGTCTACTGCTTAACACTTGTCGCCTATCATCTTATCTGTTGCCGATTACCTGCAATCACATCAACGTTTGTATGCGTGAGCTTGAGGCAGATGTGCTGGTTGTCGGAGGGGGGACAGGTGGAACTGCCGCCGCTCTGCAAGCTGCCCGACGGGGTGCCAAAACGATTCTGGTGAGCGAATTTTCCTGGTTGGGAGGAATGCTGACCAGTGCCGGGGTGTCTGCCCCGGATGGAAATGAGCTGCTCCCATTCCAGACCGGAATCTGGGGAGCATTTTTGCAAGAATTGCGAAAACGTCAACCCGGAGGGTTAGATAATGGCTGGGTTAGCTTTTTTACCTATGATCCCCGGATTGGTTCTCAAATCTTTGCTGATTGGGTTACCGCTCTCCCCAATCTGGCGTGGATTAAAGGACAGGTGCCGTTAGAGGTTTTGCGGCAGGGGAATGCTGTCACAGGAGTTCGGTTTGCTGAATTTATTGTCCGTGCTCGCATCACCCTGGATGGGACAGAGTTAGGGGATCTGCTGGCCCTGGGAGAGATTCCTTATCGTTGGGGCTGGGAGCTACAAACGGAATGGGGCGAACCCAGTGCTCCCACCGCTCCCAATCAATTAATGGAGCAATACCCTGTCCAGGTGCCCACCTGGGTAGTGATCATGCAGGACTATGGTGAAGGTGAAAGTGCCCCTGAGATCCCGATTCCCCCTGATTACGATCCGGAGCGGTTTACAGGTGCCTGGGAACAGCATGGAGCAGAAGCCTTCTTAAACTATGGCCGCTTACCAGGTAACCGGTTCATGATCAACTGGCCCCTCCACGGTAATGACTATGGTGAGGGGGTTGGACGATTAGTGGAATCAGCCTCTGCCCGGGGCCAGTTTCTCCAGGAAGCCCGCTGGCACTCCCAGGGATTTGCCTGCTTCATTCAAAACCATCTCGATCGCCGGTATGGACTGGCTCAGAACATTTTTCCTTATACTCCAGGTTCGCTTGGTGGCGGTGCCTACGCGCTTCACCCCTACTACCGGGAAAGCCGCCGCCTGAAAGGGCTGGTCACCATCCGAGAGCAGGATATACTGCCAGTACCGGGAGGGACAGTCGCCCCCTTGCCGATTCAGGTCACTGGCCAGGGCTGCACGGTTGCGGACACGATCTGTGGAGCGATCGCGATCGGAAATTATCCCAACGACCACCATTACCCCAGTGGCGATATCGAATTGCAACCTAAATCGATGCGCTGGGGAGGGCGCTGGACAGGCACCCCGTTTACGATCCCCTGTGGCTGTCTGGTGCCAGAAACCACAGACGGTTTCCTGGTGTGTGAGAAAAATATTTCCGTCTCCCACGTTGCCAATGGTGCTACTCGACTTCAGCCGGTCGTGCTGGGAATTGGACAGGCGGCTGGAATGCTGGCTGCCCTCTGTTTGGAGCAGGGATGTCAACCACGAGAGTTGAACGCTCGTTTGCTCCAGGACGCTTTGCTCAGCGAACCTACAGCACCTGCGGCTGTAATCCCACTATTGAATTTGCCTGCCAGTCATCCCGATTGGCAGGCGTGGCAACGCTACTACTTGGAGAATCCAGAGGCGTATCCGACCAGTGGGAACTGTCTAGTTGAACCGGCCCAACCCTCACTATCTTTAAGTAAGGCGGTACCCGCCAGCCTTCTAAAGGTTTCAGGCAAAATTAAAAGTGCCGACGGTTTCAGCTATACCCTGATGCTGGAAGAACCCAGTGAACTTTATGGACACTCGGTTCAACTGGTAACCGTGTGCCCCTATGTCAACGGGGAAATGATGAAAATCCGCCAGGGAGAATCTATTATTGCCGTCGGCAGGCTTAATCAGGCAGGCAACTGGCTTTTAGCTGAAAATCTGGTGCGACAGCATCACTGAAACTAACTGCTGAAGGCACGAACTATTCCCTGGCTACGTTGCTCCCCCAGGTCATTGGAAACAGTCAATTTAGCTGGTTTGCAGCGCTTGACCGAAACCGTGATACCCTGGGCACCTTCCTGCTCCAAATCGGCTACATAACCTGCTTTGGAATCCTCAGCCGCTTTAGCTTCTGCAAAAGGTCCAAAGTAGTAAGTGCAGTCAGGTGTTTCTGTTTTAACTTCAACCCACCAGGCTAGCCCGACTGAATGTAACAGACTCGTGAAAAGTTCGTTCATGGGTCTTTGCTAATTACCAATGGTTTACGAAATGCTTTGAAAGCGTTGCAACTGAATTATCGATGGTATCACTTCAAATTTTGTTATATTTCGCTACTTTTTTTCAAGTTTATTGCATTTTCTAATACATTGAAGTGCAATGTATTAGACCAGCGTTGACGAAAGATTTCGTAAAGTGCCATCCCGGTGGCAACGGAGGCATTGAGGCTGGGAGTATTCCCGTGGAGCGGGATCGAAATCAGATGGTCACAGGTTCGCTGGATCAACAAACTGAGTCCATCCCCTTCTGAACCGACTACTAAGGCGATCGCACCCGAAAACTTGAGGGTGTGCAATGGCTGACTGGCATTGGCTGCCATCCCGTAGATCCAGAATCCTGCTGTTTTGAGGTCTTCCAGAGCACGACTTAAATTAACAACCCTGGCAACTGGAAACGTTTCCAAAGCCCCGGCAGCCACCTTCATAACCGTTGACGTCACTCCCACAGCTCGTCGCTGTGGGATCACAAGCCCATGCGCCCCCAGGGCTTCTGCCGTCCGAATAATGGCACCTAAATTGTGGGGATCCGTAATGCCATCGGCAATCACCAGAACTGGCTGATCAGAAGCAGTTTTAGCCCGTTCCAGCAAATCTGGAAGCTCAACATATTCATAGGGGGCGACCTGAGCCGCCACTCCCTGATGGTTTGCCCGGTGTGTGATTTGATCGAGTCGCTGTGGCTCTACTTCATCAATCACAGTGCCATTTGCTTTTGCCTGAATCAGCAATGAATGGAATCGGGGATCGTAACGGAGACGAGTTGTAATCCAGACCCGGTTCAAATGGCGCTGGTTTTCCAGGGCGGTCAGGACTGGATGACGACCATAAATCAGGTCTGTATCCTCATGAGGTTCTGCCTTGCTTGAGCTGCTGGAGTTGGATGAAACAACGGTTCCCATCTGTCCATCCATTTTGTTTGCCGGGGATTTGGACGGAGGAGATGCCTGCCCAACGCGGAGCTTGGGACGACGGTCACGAGAATCTCCCTGCTTTGGCTTGGGCTTTGAAGGGCGATCGCCCTGGGACGGTTTGTTGAAGTTGCGATTGGGTTTTCTAGGTGTCATAAAGCTCAAGTTGAGTCATTAGTTGATCAAGGCGCTGGGGATTCGTGAGGTATAAGTAACCAATTACGGTTTCCAGGCTGGTTGCCTGTTGGTAGGTTTCCAGGTCAACTCGTTTGGGACGTCCGGTTGCCGCATTGCGACCCCGTCTGACGACTTCCAGTTCAGTTTGGGTCAGATGGGGGATCAACAGACGCAGGTGGGTTGCCTGACTTTCTGCCCTGACCTGAGCGACCACCTGATGGTGATAAGTCTGAATTCGTTTGGGCGGAAATAAATATCGATGGCGAATGTAAAGTTCGTAGACGGCATCTCCCAGGTATGCCAGGGCGGCTGGAGAGATTTGCTGAATCTGCGCTTCTGATAGGGTCTGCATAGCTGGCAGAACAATCCTGGCTTGACAAAAGCCTACCCAAAAAAATGCTCTAAATTGAGGGTTGCGTCTGAGCTATGAAAAGCGGAAGTCAGTTTTGTGTTCCCGTGGGGAGAGTTAGCACAGAGCGCGGGTATAAATCTTATCCAGGTGGAAAAATAAAGATATTCCAGAAAAATTAAGTCCTTATAACAAGTCCTGATCAATTGGGAGGAACCTCAATTCTATCTGAAGACCCATCAGGTTTGCGAATCATTTAATCACCCGGTTCTTCCACTACCCTGCCCGGATTGCTTCCGACAAGTAAGATCTCTCTTAAGACTGAAGTGGAAGCACGTGTTTGTCTGTAAATTTTTATATCAATAGCAGGAGTCCTTTATGATTACGTGAGTTGAATGAGTTCGTCTTTATATAAACAGTCAGTTAACATGAATCCGTCTTCTCTGTCGAGACAGCCAAAGCGCGATCGCATCCTGGTTGTGGATGATCTGGCAGATAACTGTTTTCTGATCCAGACGCTGTTGCAAGAGGAGGGATATCACATTGACGTGGCAAGCGGTGGTCGTGAAGCTCTGGCTTATATTGAGAAATCCCCCCCCGACCTTCTGTTGCTGGATGTGATGATGCCAGAGATGGATGGCTTTGAGGTGACCCGGCGGATTCGCCAGAACCCGAATCTACCATTTCTGCCTATTCTACTGATTACGGCTTACGACCAGCCCAGTGTTGCCCGAGGGTTGGATACGGGGGCAGATGAGTTTATCCGAAAACCAGTCGAATTTGATGAGTTGGTTGCACGGGTGCGATCGCTCCTGCGCCTCAAACACAGTGTTGATGAGCGTGATCTGATCGCCCGCCAGCGGGAAGACTTTGTTTCTCGCCTGACCCACGATTTGCGGACCCCCTTAGTAGCGGCTGATCGGATGTTAAATCTGTTTCAGCAGGGAGCACTGGGAGAGTTGACTCCTTCGATGGAAGAGGCCATTGCCACCATGATTCGCAGCAACCAGAATCTACTGGTTATGGTCAACACTTTATTAGAGGTCTACCGCTACGAGGCAGGACGTAAAAGACTGACCTTCTCGCCAGTTAATCTGACGGAACTGGTTTGTGAAGTGGTGCAAGAGTTAGACCCCCTGGCAAGTGAACAGGGACTGGCTTTATCCTTTGAAAAACCGGCCCAATTAGATGGGCAATCAGATGGACAAGTAGATGCGGTAGTGATGGGCGATCGCCTGGAACTGCGGCGGGTGATTACTAATTTGCTCGGTAATGCCATCAAGTTTACCGATACCGGCTTCGTCAAAGTACGCCTCTCGTCTTCTGCCTCGCCTCCCAAAACAGTGGTTCTGGAAATCGAGGATTCAGGACCCGGCATCCCGGCGGAGGAGCAACCCACGCTATTTGAAAGCTTTATTCAGGGAAGCCACCGGCGAGGGGGAAGTGGCCTGGGTCTGCATCTCTCACGCTGCATTGTGGAAGCCCATGATGGGAGCATTGAAGTCAAGTCAGAACTCGGGAAAGGCAGCACTTTTACGGTTTGCCTGCCCGGTCAGCCTGGTTAAAGGTAGACTCCCAGGGGTATTATCAGGGGCGGCAGAATTTGCGATTGCGATCGCTGGCGGGTTCCTGCCAGGAGTAGGCAAAGTGACTGATCGATCTCAGGTTTGGGGCCACTCGATAAATCGCCTGCATCTGCTGTTCCAGCGGTGGGCGGTTGCTGACTGACTCCTGCCAGATACCTGCCAATACCGGCTTAACTTGAGTGCTGGCAGAAGCCCAATTCAGGACCCGCTGCACCTGCGACACAATACAACTGGTGTTACCACAAACAGCATAAGCCATCGGGTGCCAGTCTAGGCTTCCAGGGAACCGATCCCAGGGCTGCATGCGGGAGTCAAACCCGCTTTTGCCCACAGTGGCATTTCCATCCGGGAAGAAAACAACCCCGACTGGAATTTGCTGTTCCTGAGCTGGAGCAGCCGCTGCCAGCAAAAAGTCAATTACCCCCTGGTAGGCATGGGCAACTGTTAAGTTCCAGAGTTCGGATTGTAGAGCAGTTACCTGGTTGGCAACAGGCAGGTTGGACTTGACTCGATCGCCATTCAACCCCTGCCAGGCGGGTTCTCTTTCCGCTGGATAAAGCGCATTAATTTCCTTCAGATCATCGCTTTTAATGTATCCCTTACTCA is from Leptothermofonsia sichuanensis E412 and encodes:
- a CDS encoding MORN repeat-containing protein, with the protein product MHPSVQRLNIGILTVSALGIALSLAQPLPARAATITLDDGATCEGSFSGRNGNGICVFSSVSPGNPYNYYRGQVRNGLPNGSGIFVYQNNDRYEGPVRNGLPNGRGMYLFANGDRYEGGFVNGKFSGQGTLTYQDGGRYVGTFRNGEFSGRGNLSMPNGMSYSGPIREGQPHGKGTMRFGGSTYSGDFYLGQVNGQGTLVNAEGIRCQGVFFNSLLSGKGTCTYPPGNPFRSYTGELRGGQPHGKGVMVYSNGKRFSGEFRGGQPVNPQ
- a CDS encoding FAD-dependent oxidoreductase — translated: MRELEADVLVVGGGTGGTAAALQAARRGAKTILVSEFSWLGGMLTSAGVSAPDGNELLPFQTGIWGAFLQELRKRQPGGLDNGWVSFFTYDPRIGSQIFADWVTALPNLAWIKGQVPLEVLRQGNAVTGVRFAEFIVRARITLDGTELGDLLALGEIPYRWGWELQTEWGEPSAPTAPNQLMEQYPVQVPTWVVIMQDYGEGESAPEIPIPPDYDPERFTGAWEQHGAEAFLNYGRLPGNRFMINWPLHGNDYGEGVGRLVESASARGQFLQEARWHSQGFACFIQNHLDRRYGLAQNIFPYTPGSLGGGAYALHPYYRESRRLKGLVTIREQDILPVPGGTVAPLPIQVTGQGCTVADTICGAIAIGNYPNDHHYPSGDIELQPKSMRWGGRWTGTPFTIPCGCLVPETTDGFLVCEKNISVSHVANGATRLQPVVLGIGQAAGMLAALCLEQGCQPRELNARLLQDALLSEPTAPAAVIPLLNLPASHPDWQAWQRYYLENPEAYPTSGNCLVEPAQPSLSLSKAVPASLLKVSGKIKSADGFSYTLMLEEPSELYGHSVQLVTVCPYVNGEMMKIRQGESIIAVGRLNQAGNWLLAENLVRQHH
- a CDS encoding DUF1816 domain-containing protein, which produces MNELFTSLLHSVGLAWWVEVKTETPDCTYYFGPFAEAKAAEDSKAGYVADLEQEGAQGITVSVKRCKPAKLTVSNDLGEQRSQGIVRAFSS
- the rlmB gene encoding 23S rRNA (guanosine(2251)-2'-O)-methyltransferase RlmB, whose protein sequence is MTPRKPNRNFNKPSQGDRPSKPKPKQGDSRDRRPKLRVGQASPPSKSPANKMDGQMGTVVSSNSSSSSKAEPHEDTDLIYGRHPVLTALENQRHLNRVWITTRLRYDPRFHSLLIQAKANGTVIDEVEPQRLDQITHRANHQGVAAQVAPYEYVELPDLLERAKTASDQPVLVIADGITDPHNLGAIIRTAEALGAHGLVIPQRRAVGVTSTVMKVAAGALETFPVARVVNLSRALEDLKTAGFWIYGMAANASQPLHTLKFSGAIALVVGSEGDGLSLLIQRTCDHLISIPLHGNTPSLNASVATGMALYEIFRQRWSNTLHFNVLENAINLKKSSEI
- a CDS encoding Mini-ribonuclease 3; its protein translation is MQTLSEAQIQQISPAALAYLGDAVYELYIRHRYLFPPKRIQTYHHQVVAQVRAESQATHLRLLIPHLTQTELEVVRRGRNAATGRPKRVDLETYQQATSLETVIGYLYLTNPQRLDQLMTQLELYDT
- a CDS encoding hybrid sensor histidine kinase/response regulator, coding for MNPSSLSRQPKRDRILVVDDLADNCFLIQTLLQEEGYHIDVASGGREALAYIEKSPPDLLLLDVMMPEMDGFEVTRRIRQNPNLPFLPILLITAYDQPSVARGLDTGADEFIRKPVEFDELVARVRSLLRLKHSVDERDLIARQREDFVSRLTHDLRTPLVAADRMLNLFQQGALGELTPSMEEAIATMIRSNQNLLVMVNTLLEVYRYEAGRKRLTFSPVNLTELVCEVVQELDPLASEQGLALSFEKPAQLDGQSDGQVDAVVMGDRLELRRVITNLLGNAIKFTDTGFVKVRLSSSASPPKTVVLEIEDSGPGIPAEEQPTLFESFIQGSHRRGGSGLGLHLSRCIVEAHDGSIEVKSELGKGSTFTVCLPGQPG